DNA sequence from the Cohnella herbarum genome:
TATTTTGCGGATATATCCCGGAAGGAGCCGGAAGGGAGGAGACGCGTACTTTAATCGTGGAATCGCTCCGATCGCTTGCGGCATCGGCAGCGCAAGCCGGCGTCGTGTTGGCGGTCGAAACGCATGACGATTGGTCAGATCCGCTAGAGATGGCCGCAATCATGAGTGCCGTAAATCACCCTTCGATCGGCGTCGTCTGGGATATCATGCATACTTACCGAACGGGAAAGACTTCGATGGAAGAGGCTTACCGCATTCTTCAGCCATGGATCCATCACGTTCATATTCATGACGGATCGCTGGATCCCGACACGCTCGTTTTTCTGCCGATCGGAACAGGAGATATCGACCATAAAGAAGCCTTACGGATTCTTATCCAACATAAATATACCGGTTTCCTCAGCGGGGAATGGCTGGACTGGGAACCCGCATCTCTTCACCTGCCGCGCGAAATCGAAGCTATGCGGGGCTACGAGAAAGAACTCCTAACCGAATAAATTCTAGAATGATGAAGCCGGAATTCCCATGAAAAGACCCGTGATCGGTAGTTCTTGCGAAACGACTGCCAATCACGGGTCTTTTCATGGCAAAGCATTGTTATATGTTTTATTTTTTAACACCTTACATGTTTGCGTTTGAATCCGATTTGTCCTCTATCTACTGCCTTTTGAATATTCGCCGATGCATCTATGAACTTGCTTTTGGGCTTGTCCAGATTGACTTCTACCGGGCCCACAGCCTTTGCGGTCTTGACCGCCATATCATGAAGCGGCAAATAGGATACCGCTACGGTGTATATAAAATTATTCATCGCGAACTTAGCCCGTTCGGGTGAATCGTGAATCTTTTTTTCCGCCATTTTAAGCAGATCGGTCATTTTACTTTCGGCGAATTCACTATCCGGACGGTTACCCAGAAGCCAGCAATAACAGCTCCAGCCCGCCGACATTTTAAGTTCTTCGCCGCTTGCGATCCATTTGTCGGCCACTTCTTGTGCAATATCCGTTTCCGCCAAGGTAACCGAAACCACGAAATCGGACAGCATATAGAAGTATGCCGCATCGATCCAACGCTCGAAATCCGCTTCGGTCATCGCTTTAGGGTCTGCTATGATTCCCGCAAAGTACATGGCGTCATAGTTCCCCGTAGCGTAAAGCTCTTCGGCCAACGGTTGGTTTATTTTTGTTTTCCTGAAAATGGGCTTCATTTCGCCTGTAGCCACTCCAAAAAGCGGCTCGTGCGCGCCATTGGACATATAAATTTTCTTGGTTCGTTCTTTGCCGAGAGCTTCAAGCTCCTGCATGACCATTTCTAAATTCATTATTTAACACTTCCTTATTTGGGATGTCTTTCCCTTAAGTCAGCACAATTCCATAAATTAGTTTTGCCGAATGTACTTATACTTGTATCCCACAAAAGAAAATGACCGCCCCTCAGCTAGGATAACGGTCATTTCATGATCCCAATTCCAAAGCCGATCGCCCTTTAGACCGGCTGTGTGCAGGGGAGTCGTGTTAAAGCACGGCTCCTTGCATTGCACTCATTTGCTCCCCCTAATATAACACGATGAGTACCAAAAATACATAATCCTTATCTCGAGCATGGAGGGAGAGCAATTCGATTGTCACCATCACCCTTTCTTTTCCTTGATTACTTTCAACATGTTCACGATAGCCGTAACCGACTCGGCGCGAGTCGAAGGCTCGTTAGGCTTGAACTTATTGTCGAGGACGTAGTCAGCGATGCCGTAACGTTCGGCCGTGACGATATGACTTCGGGCATACTGGGGAATATCCGCGTTATCCAGGTACCCGGTTGCTGCATCGTCCGCCAGCGGCAAGCGGGATGCCCGTACGACCATAGTGACCATCTCGGCATGCGTAATCGTCTTATTCGGGCGAAAAGTACCGTTGGAGAAGCCCTTGATAATGCTCAGTTCCACGCATTGAGCGATCTGATTGATTGCCCATGATCCGATCGCATCCTTGTCTTTGAAGACTAAGTCTGCTCCTTTGCCGGGGGGCTTCAACGCATTCATCAGCAGTACGGCAAATTCGGCGCGACTAACGCTGCGATCCGGTCTGAAGGTGTCGTCGGGATAACCGAATACGATGCCTTGATTCACGGCCTGAACGATATTGGATTCCGCCCAGTGTCCGTCGATATCAGACAATGTGACGATCGGCATTGGCGTATTGCCGGGCATTGGCGCATTGCCGGTTGGTTCTACTACGGTAACCTTCGCATTTACGGTCTGGTCCAAGAACGTTGCGGTAAGACTCGATTGCCCCGCGCGTAAGCCGGCCACTACGCCAGCGGAGCTTACTGAAGCGATATCCGGATTGGAAGATTGGTATTTCGCTTGATCCGTGATATTTAAGCTGCTGCCGTCCGAATAAGTTGCCGTCACTTTGATTTGATCGTTGCCGCCGGCGGTTAGCGTGTACGCATCTCTATCTAAGGAAATACTTACTATTGATTTGCTTACCGTTGATTTGCTTATCGTAAAATTTGCAACTTGACGGGGGATATTGGAAGATCCTTCGGGAGGCTCTGGCGGCGGTGTCGTGTATCCAAGCCGGTAAGAACCATTAAGCCCCCAGGTCCACACGGTTCCATCGTTTTTTAAGGCCATTGAATGAAACTTTCCAGCTCCAATGGCAACAAATACCCCATCCAGATCGACCTTCGTCGCAACCGGGCGATCCGTTAAGTCGCCTATTCCGAGTTGACCATAGTCGTTTTCCCCCCAACCCCATACTGTTCCGTCTTTTAAGAGGGTAATCGCATGACCTTGTCCTGCAGAAATGGCGACGACGCTGTTCAGCTCTTTTTTGGGATTCATATTATAGAGAACTTGTTGAGGGTTAAAAAATTCAGTCTCTTGGCCGCTTGTTCCGTTGCCGAGTGAAGCGAAGATGTTCAGTCCCCATGTCCATACCGTTCCGTTGCCGCCTAAGGCAGCAGTAAACAGATGTCCTTGCTCAATAGAGACAATCCCCTTCACTATTGGCACCTGCTTGGGCGTAGGGTTATTTTTCCCCTTAGTATCGTAACCAAGCTGACCATTAAAGTTAGCCCCCCAGGTCCACACCGTTCCATCGCTTCTCAAGGCAGCGGATTGCAGATATTGCGCCGAAATGGCAGTGACACCGTTCAGTTTGGCCTGCACAGGGACGGAACTGCTGGCCGTTCCTCCATTACCGAGCTGTCCATAATAGTTGTATCCCCACGACCAAACCGTTCCGTCGCTTTTCAAGGCCATGGTATGAAGGGAGCCCGCTGCAATGGCGACGACATCGCTTAGATTGGGGACCTGCACAGGGACGGAACTCCCCTTGTCAGCCGTGCCCACTCCGAGCTGTCCATATTCGTTATTTCCCCAAGTCCACACCGTTCCATCGCTTTTCAGGGCAACGGTATGTCCGGTTTTGAGAAAAGTCGCTCCTCCTTCTGCCGCGACGGCAACGATATCGCTCAAGTTGCTTACTTGTACGGGGATAGAGCTCCCCTTGTCAACTGTGCCCACTCCGAGCTGGCCGTAGCCGTTATCTCCCCATGCCCACACGGTTCCATCGCTTTTCAAGGCAATGGAATGTCCTTCTCCCGCAATGACAGTGGGGACCCTTGCGGGTCTCGATATGGGTTTGAAATCGACTGGCGGTAGATTATCCTTTAGTTTGATGTCGATCGGTATGAATAAGTCAACGGGTTTGATTATAGTCGGATCGGCAGCAGCAAGCGGAGCGGAAAATCCAATTATTGATACCGCTATCCATAAGACGAGCGTCGTTCCTAATTTCCGCCTTCTAGTGTGCATTCAAATCTAATCCTTCCCTCTATTGAATATAGATTCATTCTATAGAAGGGAGCGCTTCAAAAGCGTTTCAAACTCGTTGGTTCATTTGCGGTCGACTGCCTGATCATGAACGACTTCAAATCCTTGATCAACCGGCTCGCGACAAAAAAGTTACCGCACACTTACTGCGCTATCTGCGCCAGTTGATTATAATACGGAGGAAAGGAGTGGAAAATGGATGAGTCGATTCATTGATCAATATATTCTTAACGAAGAACAGAAGGAACGTATCGGCAAAGTCGAAGAGTTGGCTGCCCGTTTCGCGGAGAGAGCGCCGCGGCATGACCGAGAGGGATCGTTCCCATTCGAAAATTTCGCCGACCTGCGCGAGGCCGGTTACTTAAAGTCGACGGTTCCTCAACAGTTCGGCGGGGACGGGATCTCGCTTTACGAGCTCGTTCTGCTGCAGGAACGGCTCGCTTATGGGGACGGTTCGACCGCGCTAGCCGTCGGTTGGCATCTCGGTCAAATCCTTCATCTCCGGACGACGCGGAAATGGCCGCAGGACATTTTTGCCGATTTGTGCCGTTCCGTAGTGAAGGATGGAACGATGATTAACACCTTCGCGAGCGAGGCGGCTTCCGGAAGTCCCAGCCGGGGCGGCAGACCGGAAACAACGGCGATTGCCGCGGATGGCGGTTGGCGGATAACTGGACGCAAAACGTACAGCACGCTCTCGCCCATTCTCGACCGCTTCGTGGTGTCGGCATATATCCCGGATGAAGACTGCGCAAGCGACTTTCTGGTGGAACGAACCGATCGGGTGACCGTCGTGGAAACATGGGACGTTCTTGGAATGCGAGCGACCGGGAGCCACGATGTGGCGTTAGACGATGTTTTCGTCGGTTCCGACATGCGCTTATCCGGAAAAGGCACGGATGACGGAGGCGGCTGGCTTCTGCATATTCCGGCATGTTATATGGGCATCGCCATGGCCGCGCGGGATTTCGCGCTAGAATTTGCCCGTTCCTACCGGCCGAACAATCTGGACGCTCCGATCGCCTCCCTTCCTTCCGTCCAGAGATCGATCGGGGAAATGGAAGTCGAACTCCGAACCGCGCGTTCCCTCCTGTATTCGGCCGCGGATCGCTGGGACCGAGAAGAAAATAACCGACCCTCGTTGAAACCCGAGCTCGGTTTGGCTAAATATACGGTCACCAATAATGCCATCAAAGTCGTGGATCTTGCGATGCGAATCGTGGGCGGCACGAGTTTGTCCCGCGAGTTGCCCTTGGAACGGTATTACCGGGATGTTCGCGCAGGATTGCATAACCCGCCGATGGATAATACGGTTTTTCAAATGCTAGCCAATGCCTCTTTAAACGAGAAACCCTAATGACACAGGGGAGACGCTAAAACAAATCATGAAGAACCCGCGAAGGCGTCTCCCTGTTTCCCTTCATAAAATACTCGTACCGGCCGAATCTCTTTAACGCCTCTCGGTCCGCCATCCATACCCACTCGTCCATCTCGGACTGGCAGCGATGAGCCCGGAAAGCCGCAAGCTTGGCCTCGAGATGAGCCTGTACGTCGATTTTCATCACTTCTTTGCGGGTATACCCGAACCGCTCGGGTCGCTCCATCTCGCTCCCGAATGAAATGAAATATAAGTTCCCCTTGCTGCCGGCCCGTTGAAAGGCTGTCGTCGTCGCCTTGCCGATCGCGCAATGATCCGGGTGCCCGCCCCACGTTTCATGAAAAGTAAGTACCGCGTCAGGATTCGTTTCGCGGATCAAAACCGCTATGCGATCCGCCAAATGATCCACGTCGATAAACTCAACCGTCTTGTCTCGGATACCAAGGAACTGAAGGTGCCGGATGCCCAAACATTCGCACGCGTTCCTCAGTTCAAGTTCACGAGCGGCCGCCATCGTTTCCCGGTTCAAGTAAGGCGGGTTGCCCATTCGGCGTCCCATATCGCCTTTCGTTGCGCTAACGAGCGTAATCTCGACCCCTTCGCTCGCGTATTTCGCAAGAGTGCCCCCGCAAATAAACGACTCGTCATCCGGATGCGCAAACACCGCAAGGAGCTTTCGTTGTGTGGCCTCATCTGCCTTATTCATTCCGGAAACGACTCCTTTCCCAAATGCAAAGCTACATTCATCCGTCCTCTATCGTCGTAGCCCGCGAGCAGAAGACGACCTTTCCCGTCCGCCTCGTAATGAGTGAGCGCTTCCATTCGCAGCCAACCGTGCCCATCGAAACGAAGAGCGACGCGAAAAGGCCCATCCCCGGCTACATAAGCATGAGTTACATTGACCTTGAAATTGCGGACGAAGACGAACGAAGTCGCCTCGCTGTGAATATAAGCTTCCGCTCCGACGAAACTCCGAAGCTCTGCCTCTACTTGCGGCTTCATGATCGGGATCATCTGTTGTTCCCTCTTCTATTTAGAATTTTTTTCATCCATATTGTACCACAATATATTCCCTATTCCATTGGATGCCGAGAGCAAGGAAGCTCGCGTGAATGCTTATTATGCTATAATGATCTCTATTCGTAGTTGCTGAAGTAACCTATTCGTAATTCTAAAAATCTATTGGTTAAGGGTCGATACAAGATGGAAAAGATCCAAATTAAGCTTGGCAGAAACTTAAAGTCGATTCGCAATAGTAGAGGTCTTAGCTTGGACAAGGTGTCCGAGCTTACCGGCGTAAGCAAAGGGATGCTCGCGCAAATCGAGCGGGGAGATTCCAACCCTTCCATATCCATTATTTGGAAAATTGCCAACGGCTTGCGATTATCCTTCACATCTTTAATCGAAGAACAAACGGCGGAGACATCCATTATCTCTGTTAAAGATTTGGACCCTCTTATCGAAGAAAACGGGGCTTTCCGGTCGTTCTCGATCTTTCCTTTTAATCCCTATAAGAAATTCGAAGTCTTCCTGGTAAACATGGCCCCCTATTGCACGCATGAATCCGAAGCGCATAACGCGGGCGTAGAAGAGTACATCATGCTCGTCGAAGGAAGCTTGGAAATCACGATCAACGGGGCGGACTATAAGATCGAGAATACGGACTCCCTTCGATTTATCGCCGATCTTCCTCATGTCTACCGTAATCCTACGGAGTCTGCCGTACGCTTCTATTCGATTATCTATTACCCTTAACAGCTAAATGCGCGAGCATCTCCGATGTCATTTTATCCAAATCGTAATGAACCTGGAATCCCCATTCTTCTATGGATGCTCCGCTATCAATGGAATCCGGCCAGCTATCGGCGATCGCCTGCCTAAGCGGATCGGGCTTATAATCGACCTTGAAATCCGGAATATGTTTTCTGATCGCTTCGGCGATCATCTCCGGATCGATGCTCATCGCCGAGACGTTAAACGCATTCCGATGCTTAAGCTTCGACCCGTCCGCTTCCATTAAAGAGACGATCGCATTCAGCGCATCCGGCATATACATCATATCCATGAACGTGCCCGGCGAAAGATAACTTGTATACGCCCCTCTGGCAACGGATTCGATATACATCTCGACGACATAATCGGTTGTCCCCCCGCCCGGAGGCGTTACGTAAGAAATCAGACCGGGAAAACGAAGCCCCCGGGTGTCCAAGCCGAATTTATGATAATAATAGTCGCACAGCAATTCTCCTGAAACTTTACTCACGCCATACAGGGAATTAGGCCGTTGAATCGTATCCTGGGGCGTATGCTCCTTCGTCGTCGTCGGACCGAAAGCGGCAATCGAGCTTGGAGTGAACAGCTGACACCCGAGAGATCTGGATACCTCCAACGCGTTCATCAATCCGCCGATATTCAATTGCCATGCCTGCAATGGCCTTTCTTCCGAGGTGGCTGACAATAAGGCGGCCAGATGAATGATCGTATCCGCTTCGTATCTGTTCGCGATATCATACATAAGCAATCCGTTCGTCACGTCCAGAACTTCATACGGACCCGACGAACCTTCGGGACTGGCCTTAATATCCGTCGCGATTACTCTATCCGAACCGTACAGATCGCGCAGCTTCTCCACAAGCTCGGATCCGATTTGGCCTAACGCACCCGTAACCATTATTTTCTTCATCGCGCGCACCCTCCCCCGTGATCTAAATCAAGTTCAACTCTTCCCCTATCCTCGAGTAAGCGTTCAAAGCCTGGTCCAAAGAAGCTTCGGAGTGCCCGGCAGTCGGCATGTTCCTGATTCTCCCCGTCCCTCTAGGCACTGTCGGGAATACGACCGCCTTTGCATACACGCCTTCCTCGTACAACCTTTTGCTGAATAGCTGCGTTTGCCGCTCATCCCCGATGATGCAGGGCGTAATCGGCGTTTCGCTATTTCCGGTATTAAAGCCTAATTCCTGAAGACCCTTCTTAAGATAACGACCATTCTTCCACAATCGATCTATTAATTCCGGAGTATTCCTAATAATATCGATCGCCGTTATACATGGGGATAAGGCCGCGGGCGGCAGGGCCGTCGAGAATAGGAATGGCTTGCTTCTCGCTTTAAGCCAATCGATGAGGTTCCTTTTTCCAGCTACATATCCCCCTACGACGCCAATGGCTTTGGAGAGCGTACCGATTTGAAAATCGATTCGCTCCGATAACCCGAAATGCTTTACCGTGCCCGCTCCTTTGCCTAGAACGCCCGAACCATGAGCGTCGTCCACATAAGTAATCAAATCGAGTTCTTCGGCGATAAGAACGATTTCCGGAAGCTTGGCGATATCTCCATCCATGGAAAATACCCCGTCGGTTATGACCATGATTTTCTTATATAATCCGGATTGTTTGGCGGCTATGGCCTTGTTTCGTAGATCGGTCATATCCGAGTGGTTATACCGAATAATCGCGGCTTTCGAAAGTCTGCAGCCTTCGATGATCGAGGCATGATTCAGTTCATCCGACAATATCGCATCATTCTTGTCCATCACTGCGGATATGGCGGCCATATTGCAGTTAAAGCCGGATTGGTAGGCGATCGCCGCTTCCGTCTTCTTGAATTCGGCCAGCTTTTCCTCTAATTGCTCGTGAAGTTCCAACGTACCGTTAATGGTTCTCACTGCGCCGGCGCCTACGCCGTAGATTTTGGTCGCCTCGACCGCCGAATGAATCAATCGCGGATCCGTCGCCAATCCAAGATAGTTATTCGAAGACAGATTAATCAATCGTTTCCCCGCGATCGTGATCATAAAATCGTTAGCCCCCTGCAGGGGATCGATCGTATTGTATAAACCCTTGCTTTTCAGTTCGTTTAGATTGTCCGTTAAGAAATGCTCCAGCTCTAAACTTGACATGGTCATCCTCCTCAGATCGTAAACCCCGGAATACTATTTTATGCATCAAGACACTTTGTTGTTGTATATTATATTATACGAATGTATTTTATATTGTACATTATTATTTCATATTTTGCTATGGATGACAAAGTAGAATTCAAATAGAATATGAAGGAAGACCGGTCGTTGATTTGCCTAACGGGTTAATACATCAAATAAAAGAGGGGGTTACCGTATGGAAAGAGCAGAGATTTTGGCGCTTATTGCTTTAGTAGTATCCATCTTTCTTATTCTTAAGGTAAAAAGTATGCAAGCGCGCATTAATGAAATGAAATACGATATCGAACGTTTGGAGGGTCGGCCGGAAGCCTATCGATCACCCCGGCAGGATGTAGCTGCTTCCTATAACGCAAAGCCCCTATTTGCGTTGGAAATTGCCCCGGAGTTGGAGCAGCGCCTCCAACATCTGCTGGCGAGCGGCAAGAAAATCGAAGCCGTCAAAGAGTTAAAGGATGCCACCGGCCTCTCATTAAAAGCTGCCAAAGATTATGTAGATGCTATGAGAAATCGCTAGGTTTATCATGCTTATTCGGAGTACGAATATAAGACGAAAAAACCGCTCCTTTCCGAATGAAAGGAGCGGTTCATTATGCGCGAGGGAGTCCCGATAGCCCGATTAAACAGATTCAACGAACAGGCGGAATCCGTGCGCATACGGAGCCATTTTACCCTGTCCGGTCTCGGACGGGGGCAGACTAACCGTTAGCCCCCGATCCACGACATCAAAGGGAAGCGGTTCGTTCGTTCCCATCAACTCGACCCGGCTTACCGGACCGCGATACGGCACCGTAATATGTTCAGGTACCCGTTCCTTCCCGTCTCTGTAGAGACGGTAGACGTATACCTGATCCTCCCTCCGCGTAAATGCGCACTCGTCCGCGAAATACGGCTCGCAAACGCGGGTCCGATAGATGCCCTCGGCATGAACGGCAAGCCATGCGCCCAATTCCCTGATCCGTTCCGCCGCCTGGCGCGGCAGCCTTCCGTCCGGCTGCGGAGCGACGTTCAGCGCCAGATTACCGCCCTTCGCCACGACTTCAAGCAGCAGCATCACGATGTCGCGCGTCGGCTTGTAACGCTCGTCGAAGCGATAGGAGAAAGCGTCTCCGATCGTGATGCAGCTCTCCCACGGGACGAATAACGGAGCTTCGGGTACCGTCTGTTCGGGGGTCACGTAATTCTCGTAAAGGCCGCCGACGGTCCGGTCGACCGCCAGAAGCCACGGCTGAGTCTTCCGCGCGCGTTCCACCGCTTCCCCAAGCCGGATGTCTTGCCCTTCCTCGCGGCGAACCCAGCCGGCATCCAGCCATAACGCATCGATTCGCCCGTAACGGGTCATTAGCTCGTCGATCTGCGCATGGGTGAAAGCCACAAATCGTTCCCATGCGCCGGGATCTTCTTGCGGATCGTAATTCGGTCCTCTTCGGCTGCCTCCCGCGATCCCCGGCTTCCAATAATCCGGCGTATGCCAGTCCGCTTTGGAGTAATAAGCCGCAATGGCCATTCCTTTCTCCCGGAAAGCGTCGAACAGGTGCTTGCACGCATCGGCGTAACGGTGGGAACGGAACGGACAATCCGGCCCCGTTATCCGGTAGTCCGTCGTGTCGGTATCCCACATGCAGAAGCCGTCATGGTGCTTCGTCGTAAAAACGAAATACTTGAAGCCGCCTTCGGCCGCCAAATCCGCCCATACTCGAGGTTCGAAGCGCACCGGATTAAACGAATGGTTCAGTCCGAAATAGTGCCGCTTCAATTCCTCTCCGTCAACGCCCCATTCGATCTCGCTTCTGGACCACGCCGCGTCTTCGTCGCTGAGCGCCCAAGATTCCACTACCCCGATCTGTGAATACGGCCCCCAGTGCATCATCAGCCCAAGCTTCTGGTCCTGAAACCACTCGAGCCGTTCCAGCAGCAGCGGATCGTCCGGCCATATCCATTCCTTGCCGCCGCTGTAGCCATGAACCCCCTCGTGCACGATCTGCTTTCGTTCCGTCATGGAATCGCTCCTTCGCTCTCTGCTATCGTATCCAGCCAGATTTGCCGGATTCGTTCGTCCCCGAGCGCTTCGGGGTACAGCCTCAGTTCGTCGATCGCGCCGTGGAAGCCCTCAGAAACATTGCCGTCCGGACCGTTCTGCGCTCCGATCCGGAAGGCATTCGGGTTGTCCAGTTGGTTCTGGATGGGGTCGACCGTCTTGCTGAGAACGCGAGTCCCGTTAATGTACAACCGGAATTCATTTCCTTCCCGGGCCGCGGCGACATGCGTCCATTGTCCGGGCGGAATGGACCCGGCATCCGTATTGAACGGCCACATCCCGTGCCCTTGGCCTTGCGCGTCGCTGACGAGGAAATACATCCGACCGTTGGAAATCCACCAGTTAAACATATTTTCCTGGCTACCGCTCGTTCCTTGGCCCAAAATATGATGGTTATACGTATCCGACTCCGGCTTGATCCAGGCCGTAAAGGCGAAGTCCGTCTTGGCGATCGGAGGGATTCGGATCGAATTGCCGTAGAACAGCAGCGCTTTGCCGACTTTCCCGTCCACCCAGACCGGCGTGCCTTCGATATCGTAGTTCAAGCCGCCGTTCGCTTCTCTCGTACGGGTGCCTTGCCCTTCGTCGAACGGATAATATTGTCCCAACTCCTCCACGACCGCGCTGACGGTTGCCTCAAAACCGGAATAGGAAGCGGTAATGGATACCGGTCCTGTATGACCCGTGAACGTAACGACCCCTTCGGCGACGGTTGCGATATCGGGATCGGATGTCGACCAATGCGCATGGGCGGCTCTCGCCTTGAACCCGTCGGCGTAAGTCGCTACCGCCGTCAATGAGACCGGAATCGCGCTGTAAGCCAGCGTCTCCGGTATTGCGATGCCGACCAGTTCGCGCTCAATCGGGCCGCTCGGACGCACCGGCAAGTACTGCTCGGGGTTTTTGCCGCCGCCGATGCCGCCGCCCCATTCGATCCAGCCTCTCCGTCCTTCGCCGTCATCGTCGTTGACCAACAGCGAGAACGCAAACGCGCCGTCGGTCGGCGCGATCGGAGCCAGCTCCACCCAAGGAAGCGCAAGCTCGTAGCGGGTCTCGCTTCGGACTTCATTCCGGACGACCGATAAAGGGGCGTTGGCGACGAGCCCCGCCGGTTGGCCGATTCCCGTCCAGCGATACAACTGCGGCCCCTCGGGCGTCAGCGCCATGCCGAATTCATGCCAATCTCCGCTATCCCCGGGCATGCCCGGCGAGAGGGCGAACTGGATGGAATCCCCGAGCCAGATTTGGCCTTGAGACTGGTTTTGCGAGAACCGATTATCGCTGATCGCCGCCGCGATATATAGATGCTCCTCATCCCATGTGACCCGAACGTCTCCGCCAAGATCCCGTGCGCCTCCGTA
Encoded proteins:
- a CDS encoding DNA alkylation repair protein; protein product: MNLEMVMQELEALGKERTKKIYMSNGAHEPLFGVATGEMKPIFRKTKINQPLAEELYATGNYDAMYFAGIIADPKAMTEADFERWIDAAYFYMLSDFVVSVTLAETDIAQEVADKWIASGEELKMSAGWSCYCWLLGNRPDSEFAESKMTDLLKMAEKKIHDSPERAKFAMNNFIYTVAVSYLPLHDMAVKTAKAVGPVEVNLDKPKSKFIDASANIQKAVDRGQIGFKRKHVRC
- a CDS encoding DUF1806 family protein, whose protein sequence is MIPIMKPQVEAELRSFVGAEAYIHSEATSFVFVRNFKVNVTHAYVAGDGPFRVALRFDGHGWLRMEALTHYEADGKGRLLLAGYDDRGRMNVALHLGKESFPE
- a CDS encoding NAD-dependent epimerase/dehydratase family protein gives rise to the protein MKKIMVTGALGQIGSELVEKLRDLYGSDRVIATDIKASPEGSSGPYEVLDVTNGLLMYDIANRYEADTIIHLAALLSATSEERPLQAWQLNIGGLMNALEVSRSLGCQLFTPSSIAAFGPTTTKEHTPQDTIQRPNSLYGVSKVSGELLCDYYYHKFGLDTRGLRFPGLISYVTPPGGGTTDYVVEMYIESVARGAYTSYLSPGTFMDMMYMPDALNAIVSLMEADGSKLKHRNAFNVSAMSIDPEMIAEAIRKHIPDFKVDYKPDPLRQAIADSWPDSIDSGASIEEWGFQVHYDLDKMTSEMLAHLAVKGNR
- a CDS encoding RCC1 domain-containing protein; the encoded protein is MHTRRRKLGTTLVLWIAVSIIGFSAPLAAADPTIIKPVDLFIPIDIKLKDNLPPVDFKPISRPARVPTVIAGEGHSIALKSDGTVWAWGDNGYGQLGVGTVDKGSSIPVQVSNLSDIVAVAAEGGATFLKTGHTVALKSDGTVWTWGNNEYGQLGVGTADKGSSVPVQVPNLSDVVAIAAGSLHTMALKSDGTVWSWGYNYYGQLGNGGTASSSVPVQAKLNGVTAISAQYLQSAALRSDGTVWTWGANFNGQLGYDTKGKNNPTPKQVPIVKGIVSIEQGHLFTAALGGNGTVWTWGLNIFASLGNGTSGQETEFFNPQQVLYNMNPKKELNSVVAISAGQGHAITLLKDGTVWGWGENDYGQLGIGDLTDRPVATKVDLDGVFVAIGAGKFHSMALKNDGTVWTWGLNGSYRLGYTTPPPEPPEGSSNIPRQVANFTISKSTVSKSIVSISLDRDAYTLTAGGNDQIKVTATYSDGSSLNITDQAKYQSSNPDIASVSSAGVVAGLRAGQSSLTATFLDQTVNAKVTVVEPTGNAPMPGNTPMPIVTLSDIDGHWAESNIVQAVNQGIVFGYPDDTFRPDRSVSRAEFAVLLMNALKPPGKGADLVFKDKDAIGSWAINQIAQCVELSIIKGFSNGTFRPNKTITHAEMVTMVVRASRLPLADDAATGYLDNADIPQYARSHIVTAERYGIADYVLDNKFKPNEPSTRAESVTAIVNMLKVIKEKKG
- a CDS encoding PIG-L family deacetylase; translation: MNKADEATQRKLLAVFAHPDDESFICGGTLAKYASEGVEITLVSATKGDMGRRMGNPPYLNRETMAAARELELRNACECLGIRHLQFLGIRDKTVEFIDVDHLADRIAVLIRETNPDAVLTFHETWGGHPDHCAIGKATTTAFQRAGSKGNLYFISFGSEMERPERFGYTRKEVMKIDVQAHLEAKLAAFRAHRCQSEMDEWVWMADREALKRFGRYEYFMKGNRETPSRVLHDLF
- a CDS encoding glycine C-acetyltransferase encodes the protein MSSLELEHFLTDNLNELKSKGLYNTIDPLQGANDFMITIAGKRLINLSSNNYLGLATDPRLIHSAVEATKIYGVGAGAVRTINGTLELHEQLEEKLAEFKKTEAAIAYQSGFNCNMAAISAVMDKNDAILSDELNHASIIEGCRLSKAAIIRYNHSDMTDLRNKAIAAKQSGLYKKIMVITDGVFSMDGDIAKLPEIVLIAEELDLITYVDDAHGSGVLGKGAGTVKHFGLSERIDFQIGTLSKAIGVVGGYVAGKRNLIDWLKARSKPFLFSTALPPAALSPCITAIDIIRNTPELIDRLWKNGRYLKKGLQELGFNTGNSETPITPCIIGDERQTQLFSKRLYEEGVYAKAVVFPTVPRGTGRIRNMPTAGHSEASLDQALNAYSRIGEELNLI
- a CDS encoding acyl-CoA dehydrogenase family protein, translated to MSRFIDQYILNEEQKERIGKVEELAARFAERAPRHDREGSFPFENFADLREAGYLKSTVPQQFGGDGISLYELVLLQERLAYGDGSTALAVGWHLGQILHLRTTRKWPQDIFADLCRSVVKDGTMINTFASEAASGSPSRGGRPETTAIAADGGWRITGRKTYSTLSPILDRFVVSAYIPDEDCASDFLVERTDRVTVVETWDVLGMRATGSHDVALDDVFVGSDMRLSGKGTDDGGGWLLHIPACYMGIAMAARDFALEFARSYRPNNLDAPIASLPSVQRSIGEMEVELRTARSLLYSAADRWDREENNRPSLKPELGLAKYTVTNNAIKVVDLAMRIVGGTSLSRELPLERYYRDVRAGLHNPPMDNTVFQMLANASLNEKP
- a CDS encoding helix-turn-helix domain-containing protein; the encoded protein is MEKIQIKLGRNLKSIRNSRGLSLDKVSELTGVSKGMLAQIERGDSNPSISIIWKIANGLRLSFTSLIEEQTAETSIISVKDLDPLIEENGAFRSFSIFPFNPYKKFEVFLVNMAPYCTHESEAHNAGVEEYIMLVEGSLEITINGADYKIENTDSLRFIADLPHVYRNPTESAVRFYSIIYYP
- a CDS encoding sugar phosphate isomerase/epimerase family protein, which codes for MNYAFVSFSCPDADLLTVLRMAQQYGYSGFEARCDCGHRHGIELDITPEQIIDIKTAFQASGVKLQCISVSCRYSNPVTVQANITETIAYIRLAQALEVPFIRIFCGYIPEGAGREETRTLIVESLRSLAASAAQAGVVLAVETHDDWSDPLEMAAIMSAVNHPSIGVVWDIMHTYRTGKTSMEEAYRILQPWIHHVHIHDGSLDPDTLVFLPIGTGDIDHKEALRILIQHKYTGFLSGEWLDWEPASLHLPREIEAMRGYEKELLTE